A portion of the Rhodocyclaceae bacterium genome contains these proteins:
- a CDS encoding transposase family protein, with amino-acid sequence MDRICSLRGRPKVIRTDNGREFTGRAMLTWAHRNGVALKLIKPGKPNQNAYVESFNGRLRDECLNEHWFISLAHARVEIERWRREYNEERPKRSLGGLPPAAYARQLADKALTMTAGL; translated from the coding sequence ATGGACCGGATCTGCTCGCTGCGGGGCCGTCCGAAGGTGATTCGGACCGACAACGGGCGGGAATTCACGGGTCGGGCGATGCTGACCTGGGCTCACCGGAACGGGGTGGCGCTGAAGCTGATCAAGCCCGGCAAGCCGAACCAGAACGCGTACGTCGAGTCGTTCAACGGGCGCCTGCGCGACGAATGCCTGAACGAGCACTGGTTCATCAGCCTGGCGCACGCCCGCGTGGAGATCGAGCGCTGGCGGCGGGAATACAACGAAGAGAGACCCAAGCGATCCCTGGGTGGGCTGCCGCCGGCAGCCTACGCGAGGCAACTGGCCGACAAGGCCCTTACAATGACCGCGGGACTCTAA
- a CDS encoding nuclear transport factor 2 family protein: MGHRLMHAVVVCGSLLSGGIVMHQPAHAREPIAVSPADHLAIVAAVNEIGLAADMRDWPRVRTQFADEVLVDYTSLAGGQPARMNANDLVASWRAFLPGFTATQHLVGSHRVSVEGKRARVLSQFIATRRLAGATAGELWTLGGHYRHTLRKTGAAWKVDAITMTWTWQTGNPDLPRLAGEAAKQVKQETLSNKP; the protein is encoded by the coding sequence ATGGGTCACAGACTGATGCATGCCGTCGTGGTGTGCGGGTCCTTGCTGTCGGGAGGCATCGTCATGCATCAGCCTGCCCATGCGAGGGAACCGATTGCCGTCTCGCCAGCCGACCACCTCGCCATCGTCGCTGCGGTCAACGAGATCGGTCTGGCCGCGGACATGCGCGACTGGCCGCGGGTGCGCACGCAGTTCGCCGATGAGGTGCTCGTTGACTACACGTCGCTGGCCGGTGGACAGCCTGCACGCATGAACGCCAACGACCTGGTCGCGAGCTGGCGAGCGTTCCTGCCTGGTTTCACCGCCACCCAGCACCTGGTGGGCAGCCACCGGGTGAGCGTGGAGGGCAAGCGAGCAAGGGTGTTGTCCCAGTTCATCGCCACGCGCCGGCTGGCCGGCGCCACAGCCGGCGAGCTGTGGACGCTGGGCGGCCACTACCGTCACACGCTGCGCAAGACGGGCGCGGCCTGGAAGGTCGACGCCATCACGATGACCTGGACTTGGCAAACCGGTAACCCCGATCTGCCCCGCCTGGCCGGCGAAGCGGCGAAGCAGGTAAAGCAAGAGACGCTGTCCAATAAGCCCTAG
- a CDS encoding aspartate dehydrogenase, producing MTEPVAAAFPVGLIGGGSIARVIARRVVDRHPEIRLVGAIDIDPAQSRARGFAEQVPLVETLPALLALGPKLVAECAGHAGLLQSGPGVLRAGIDLVVASVGALADASLEQALRDAARDGGARIRIPSGAIGALDAISSARVGGLKRVTYTGRKPVLAWRGTRAESSFDLDGIREATMIFEGSAREAALAFPQNANVCAAVALAGVGFDDTTVQLFADPQARGNEHQVEAEGSFGILRYHVIGNPLEENPKTSSLAAYSLLRCLLAPTDVVSVGG from the coding sequence ATGACAGAACCTGTTGCAGCGGCGTTCCCGGTCGGCCTGATCGGTGGTGGCTCGATCGCGCGGGTGATCGCGCGCCGGGTGGTGGACCGCCATCCGGAGATCCGGCTCGTCGGTGCGATCGACATCGATCCCGCGCAGTCTCGGGCGCGGGGCTTCGCCGAACAGGTCCCGCTGGTCGAGACGCTGCCGGCGCTGCTCGCGCTCGGACCGAAGCTGGTGGCCGAATGCGCCGGCCATGCCGGGCTCCTGCAGTCCGGCCCTGGCGTGCTGCGGGCAGGGATCGACCTGGTGGTGGCCTCGGTGGGCGCACTGGCCGATGCATCGCTCGAGCAGGCGTTGCGCGATGCCGCGCGCGACGGCGGCGCGCGCATCCGCATCCCGTCGGGCGCGATCGGCGCGCTCGATGCCATCTCGTCGGCGCGGGTCGGCGGCCTGAAGCGCGTCACCTACACCGGCCGCAAGCCGGTGCTCGCCTGGCGGGGTACGCGGGCCGAGTCGTCGTTCGACCTCGACGGCATCCGCGAAGCGACCATGATCTTCGAAGGCAGCGCACGCGAGGCTGCACTCGCCTTTCCGCAGAACGCCAACGTCTGCGCCGCCGTTGCACTGGCCGGGGTCGGCTTCGACGACACCACGGTCCAGCTGTTTGCCGATCCGCAGGCGCGCGGCAACGAGCATCAGGTGGAAGCCGAGGGCAGCTTCGGTATCCTGCGCTACCACGTCATCGGCAATCCGCTGGAAGAGAACCCGAAGACATCCAGTCTCGCGGCCTACAGCCTGCTGCGTTGCCTGCTGGCGCCAACCGACGTGGTCAGCGTCGGCGGCTGA
- a CDS encoding SDR family oxidoreductase: protein MTHTVLLTGAAGGFGRLIANTLLDQGHRLVATMREPDGRNRDAAQTLAARGASVIAMDVTDDASVATGVAQASQALGSPDVVIHNAGVGVLGLQEAFSADDLKRLFDINLFGLHRVNRALLPAWRTRRSGLMVNVSSLLGRVSMPFYGPYNASKWALEALSENYRSELSAFGIEVCIVEPGGYPTSFIDHLMRPSDAARSATYGAMAEAPQQMLQHFEQVLAATPAQNPQRVADAIAALVGMPAGGRPFRTTVDALGMGAAVEGYNRALAELTAGLYKNFGIDHMLTPQRG, encoded by the coding sequence ATGACGCACACCGTCCTTCTCACCGGCGCGGCTGGCGGCTTCGGCCGCCTGATCGCCAACACCCTGCTCGACCAGGGCCACCGGCTCGTCGCCACGATGCGCGAGCCCGACGGGCGCAACCGCGACGCCGCGCAGACGCTGGCCGCGCGCGGCGCCAGCGTGATCGCGATGGACGTGACGGACGACGCCAGCGTCGCCACGGGCGTCGCGCAGGCCAGCCAAGCGCTCGGCTCGCCCGACGTGGTGATCCACAACGCGGGCGTGGGCGTGCTCGGCCTGCAAGAGGCCTTCAGCGCCGACGACCTGAAGCGTCTGTTCGACATCAACCTCTTCGGCTTGCATCGCGTCAACCGCGCGCTGCTGCCGGCGTGGCGCACCCGTCGTTCGGGACTGATGGTCAATGTCTCGAGCCTGCTCGGTCGAGTCTCGATGCCCTTCTACGGCCCCTACAACGCCAGCAAGTGGGCGCTGGAGGCCTTGAGCGAGAACTACCGCAGCGAGCTGTCGGCCTTCGGCATCGAGGTGTGCATCGTCGAGCCTGGTGGTTACCCGACGAGCTTCATCGACCACCTGATGCGCCCCTCCGACGCTGCGCGTAGCGCGACCTATGGCGCGATGGCCGAGGCGCCGCAGCAGATGTTGCAGCACTTCGAGCAGGTACTGGCGGCGACGCCGGCGCAGAACCCACAGCGTGTGGCCGACGCTATCGCGGCGCTCGTCGGCATGCCCGCGGGCGGACGGCCGTTCCGCACGACAGTCGATGCGCTTGGGATGGGCGCTGCGGTCGAGGGCTACAACCGCGCGCTGGCCGAGCTGACCGCTGGGCTGTACAAGAACTTCGGCATCGACCACATGCTCACGCCGCAACGCGGCTGA
- a CDS encoding aldehyde dehydrogenase family protein encodes MTRTLVSWIDGKLVEPRATDAAFDLVSPIDGKLLCRIVETDKSTVDLAVKSAHAAYMKHRRSTIAQRVAWMEALAKAFEQDSARISQMIVDTIGKPRKAANFEASRVGAFLRNTIAELLAGRGEVLPLDSAPAGAGHLGYARRVPCGVVGAITPFNAPANLLVQKLAPALATGNAMVVKPHPTGIEVALAFAELAKQAGLPDGLFNVVTGDRSAALELVAHPLTSVITLTGGVAAARALSAAAGPKKFCAELGSNAANLVLADANLDDAATKIAAAGFEASGQQCISAQRVIVEQPVFEAFVEKFVAAAKKLKVGDPTDPSTDVGTMVSVAAAQRVMSMVTDAEAKGARIALKPTMDGALLSPAIIVAAPDGARVLCEEAFGPVVVVQSARDLDDALAQANDSEFGLQGACFTASLDSALRVADEFDCGSVWINEASRFRLDMYPFGGMKDSGFGREGIRYAMEEYSQLKFIGMRTTR; translated from the coding sequence ATGACCCGTACCCTCGTTTCCTGGATCGACGGCAAGCTCGTCGAGCCGCGCGCCACCGATGCCGCCTTCGACCTGGTGTCGCCGATCGACGGCAAGCTGCTCTGTCGCATCGTCGAGACCGACAAGTCGACTGTCGACCTCGCAGTGAAGAGCGCCCATGCGGCCTACATGAAGCACCGGCGCAGCACGATCGCCCAGCGCGTGGCCTGGATGGAGGCGCTGGCGAAGGCCTTCGAGCAGGACAGCGCGCGCATCTCGCAGATGATCGTCGACACCATCGGCAAGCCGCGCAAGGCGGCGAACTTCGAGGCCTCGCGCGTGGGCGCCTTCCTGCGCAACACGATCGCCGAACTGCTGGCCGGTCGCGGCGAGGTGCTGCCGCTCGACTCCGCGCCCGCCGGCGCCGGCCACCTCGGCTACGCGCGTCGCGTGCCCTGCGGCGTGGTCGGCGCGATCACCCCGTTCAACGCACCGGCCAACCTGCTGGTACAGAAGCTGGCCCCGGCGCTGGCGACCGGCAACGCGATGGTGGTCAAGCCGCACCCGACCGGCATCGAGGTCGCGCTCGCCTTCGCGGAACTGGCGAAGCAGGCGGGGCTTCCCGATGGCCTGTTCAACGTCGTCACCGGCGACCGCAGCGCGGCGCTGGAACTGGTCGCCCACCCGCTGACATCGGTGATCACGCTCACCGGCGGCGTCGCCGCCGCGCGCGCGCTGTCGGCGGCGGCTGGCCCGAAGAAGTTCTGCGCCGAACTGGGTTCGAATGCGGCAAACCTGGTGCTGGCCGATGCCAACCTCGACGACGCGGCTACCAAGATCGCAGCGGCCGGCTTCGAGGCTAGCGGCCAGCAGTGCATCTCGGCGCAGCGGGTGATCGTCGAGCAGCCGGTGTTCGAGGCCTTCGTCGAGAAGTTCGTCGCCGCGGCGAAGAAACTCAAGGTGGGCGACCCGACCGACCCGTCGACCGATGTCGGCACCATGGTCAGCGTAGCGGCTGCGCAGCGCGTGATGTCGATGGTCACCGATGCCGAGGCGAAGGGCGCACGTATCGCGCTCAAGCCGACGATGGATGGTGCACTGCTTTCGCCGGCTATCATCGTCGCCGCGCCCGATGGCGCACGCGTGCTGTGCGAGGAAGCGTTCGGGCCGGTCGTGGTGGTGCAGTCTGCACGCGACCTCGACGATGCGCTGGCCCAGGCCAACGACTCCGAGTTCGGGCTCCAGGGTGCCTGCTTCACCGCCAGCCTCGATTCGGCGCTGCGCGTGGCCGACGAGTTCGACTGCGGCTCGGTCTGGATCAACGAGGCGAGCCGCTTCCGGCTCGACATGTATCCTTTCGGCGGCATGAAGGACAGCGGCTTCGGCCGCGAAGGCATCCGCTACGCGATGGAAGAGTATTCGCAGCTGAAGTTCATCGGCATGCGCACGACCCGATAG
- a CDS encoding tyrosine-type recombinase/integrase: protein MGSVANAVHREPWNKGKIVGQKAPFKVKDIWALRVRLQMENRVRELALFNLGIDSKLRGCDLVSLKVRDICHGDQVASRAMVLQHKTQRPVQFEITPATRDAVQKWIKLAALKSEDFLFPSRIHDSPHLGTRQYARILEGWVEELGLDPADYGTHSMRRTKATLIYRRTKNLRAVQLLLGHSKLESTVRYLGIEVDDALEISEQTEI from the coding sequence ATGGGATCGGTAGCCAACGCAGTACATCGCGAGCCGTGGAACAAGGGCAAGATCGTGGGTCAGAAGGCCCCATTCAAGGTCAAGGACATCTGGGCACTCCGGGTGCGACTGCAGATGGAAAATCGCGTACGCGAGCTGGCCCTCTTCAACCTGGGCATCGACAGCAAGCTCCGCGGCTGTGATCTCGTCAGCCTGAAGGTTAGGGACATCTGCCACGGGGATCAGGTCGCGTCCCGCGCCATGGTTCTGCAGCACAAAACGCAGCGCCCCGTGCAATTCGAAATCACACCAGCAACCCGCGACGCGGTGCAGAAGTGGATCAAGCTGGCGGCGTTGAAGTCCGAAGACTTTCTGTTCCCGAGCCGCATCCACGACTCGCCACATCTGGGCACGCGACAGTACGCGCGGATTCTCGAAGGCTGGGTCGAGGAGCTCGGCCTCGATCCCGCCGACTACGGCACGCACTCGATGCGCCGGACCAAGGCGACGTTGATCTACCGGCGCACGAAGAACTTGCGCGCCGTGCAGTTGCTGCTGGGACATTCCAAGCTGGAATCGACCGTACGCTACCTGGGCATCGAGGTGGACGACGCTTTGGAGATCTCTGAACAGACCGAGATCTGA
- a CDS encoding SDR family oxidoreductase has product MAGLAAAGAARAQSAGAVAAAKPLQGKAAIVTAARNNQGRAYAIALARLGADVVLHFHRAETKEQNDETVRLVREQGARVTTVIGDMADVSVAKAVFDAAQNTFGKVDIVVNTVGYIVKKPFAQLTEADYVRSERANVKALFHVFQQSAQRLAENGRLIHIGTSLTAGSAPGYALYAGTKAPCEEFTRMVAREVGKRGITVNTIAPGPLDNTFFHAAETPESARFAANLAIVGRLGKEGDITPLVTFLAMPESQWVTGQTLWVNGGYLTR; this is encoded by the coding sequence ATGGCAGGCCTGGCCGCCGCTGGGGCCGCCCGCGCGCAAAGCGCCGGCGCCGTGGCCGCCGCCAAGCCGCTGCAGGGCAAGGCTGCGATCGTCACCGCGGCGCGCAACAACCAGGGGCGTGCCTACGCCATTGCGTTGGCCCGGCTGGGCGCGGATGTCGTGCTGCACTTCCACCGCGCCGAGACCAAGGAACAGAACGACGAGACGGTGCGCCTGGTGCGCGAGCAAGGGGCGCGCGTGACCACCGTCATCGGCGACATGGCCGACGTGAGCGTTGCCAAGGCGGTGTTCGACGCTGCGCAGAATACCTTTGGCAAGGTGGACATCGTCGTCAACACCGTCGGCTACATCGTCAAGAAGCCCTTCGCGCAGCTCACCGAAGCCGACTACGTGAGGAGCGAGCGCGCCAATGTGAAGGCGCTCTTCCATGTCTTCCAGCAAAGCGCTCAGCGGCTGGCCGAGAACGGCCGACTGATCCACATCGGCACTTCGCTCACCGCCGGCAGCGCGCCGGGTTACGCGCTGTACGCTGGAACCAAGGCGCCGTGCGAGGAGTTCACGCGCATGGTGGCGCGTGAGGTCGGCAAGCGCGGCATCACGGTCAACACCATCGCCCCGGGCCCGCTGGACAACACCTTCTTCCACGCCGCCGAGACGCCCGAGTCGGCGCGCTTCGCGGCCAACCTCGCGATCGTCGGCCGTCTGGGCAAGGAAGGCGACATCACGCCGTTGGTGACTTTCCTCGCCATGCCCGAGTCGCAATGGGTCACCGGCCAGACGCTGTGGGTCAACGGGGGCTACCTGACGCGTTGA
- a CDS encoding LysR family transcriptional regulator yields the protein MDRLRALQAFARVAELGSFTRAAEQLQWPKASITVLVQQLEEHLAVKLLHRTTRRLTLTDDGVAYLEGVQRVLADIDELDGEVAQRHIQPRGRLRVDVPAAAGRHVIAPALPEFFRRYPEIQLELGSSDRPVDLIVEGVDCVIRGGRVHDEQLVARPLGAFELITCAAPEYLARCGTPRSPDDLEQHRAVNFFSAKTGRTFAFDFERDGQAFERQLSHQVSANDADTHVALTLAGLGIAQCPRTLVLAEHIAAGRLVPILTEWSAGRLPLYVMYPRNRHLSVRVRAFVDWIVELYRGKLDALGASPRI from the coding sequence TTGGACCGTCTGCGCGCCCTCCAAGCCTTTGCCCGGGTGGCCGAACTCGGCAGCTTCACTCGCGCCGCCGAGCAGCTGCAGTGGCCCAAGGCCAGTATCACGGTGCTGGTGCAGCAACTCGAGGAGCACCTCGCGGTCAAGCTGCTGCACCGCACGACGCGCCGCCTCACGCTGACGGACGACGGCGTGGCCTACCTTGAAGGCGTACAGCGCGTGCTCGCAGACATCGATGAACTCGACGGCGAGGTGGCGCAGCGGCACATCCAGCCGCGCGGGCGCCTGCGCGTGGACGTGCCGGCGGCCGCCGGGCGGCACGTGATTGCCCCGGCGCTGCCCGAGTTCTTCCGGCGGTACCCGGAGATCCAGCTCGAGCTTGGCAGCTCCGATCGGCCGGTAGACCTGATCGTCGAAGGTGTCGACTGCGTGATCCGGGGTGGCCGGGTGCACGATGAACAGCTCGTCGCGCGCCCCTTGGGCGCGTTCGAGTTGATCACCTGCGCCGCGCCCGAGTACCTGGCCCGGTGCGGCACCCCTCGCAGCCCCGACGATCTGGAGCAGCATCGCGCGGTCAACTTCTTCTCGGCCAAGACCGGCCGCACGTTCGCTTTCGACTTCGAGCGCGATGGTCAGGCTTTCGAGCGCCAGCTCTCGCACCAGGTGAGCGCCAATGACGCCGACACCCATGTGGCGCTCACCTTAGCGGGCCTTGGCATTGCCCAGTGTCCGCGGACACTCGTGCTGGCCGAGCACATTGCCGCCGGGCGGCTGGTGCCAATCCTCACCGAATGGAGCGCGGGTCGGCTGCCTCTCTACGTGATGTACCCGCGCAACCGGCACCTGAGTGTTCGCGTGCGCGCCTTCGTAGACTGGATCGTCGAGCTGTATCGCGGGAAGCTCGATGCGCTCGGCGCGAGTCCGAGGATCTGA